From Corynebacterium aquatimens:
CAGGCATGCTGAACGCCGCGATGCGCCTGAACATCCCGGCCGTGTTCGTCTCCGGCGGCCCGATGGAGGCCGGAAAGGCCGTCGTTGTTGACGGCGTTGCCCAGTCGGGGGAAAAGAAGACCAACCTGATCGACGCTATCGCCCACTCCGCCAACGACGCGGTGAGCGATGAAGACCTTGATCGCATCGTCGAATCTGCTTGCCCCACCTGCGGTTCCTGCTCCGGTATGTTCACCGCGAACTCGATGAACTGTCTCACCGAGGCCCTTGGTCTCTCCCTTCCGGGCAACGGCTCCACGCTGGCGACCCACACCGCGCGCCGCGCCCTGTTTGAGCGCGCCGGTCACGCGGTCATGGACGCAGCAAAGCGTTACTACGGTGAGGGCGACGAGTCCGTTCTGCCGCGCAACATCGCTACCCGCGACGCGTTCCGCAACGCCATGGCCCTGGATATGGCCATGGGTGGGTCCTCCAACACGATTCTGCACACCCTCGCCGCGGCGCAGGAGGGCGAAATCGACTTTGATCTCAAAGACATTGATGAGCTGTCCCACGAGGTCCCGTGCCTGTCCAAGGTGGCACCGAACGGCACTGCCCACATGGAAGACGTCCACCGCGCCGGCGGAATCCCCGCCATCTTGGGTGAGCTGAACCGCGCGGGCCTGCTCAACACTGATGTTCACTCCGTGGCCTACCGCAGCCTCCAAGAGTGGCTCGATGACTGGGACATCCGCGGCGGCAAGGCTATCGACGACGCCCGCGAGCTGTTCCTCGCCGCGCCGGGTGGAGTCCGCTCCACCGAAGCGTTCTCCCAATCCAACCGCTGGGATTCCCTGGATACGGACCCGGTCAACGGCGTGATCCACGACATTGCCCACCCGTTCAGCTCCGACGGCGGCCTGGTGGTCCTGCGCGGCAACCTCGCTGAGGACGGCGCCGTTTTGAAAACCGCCGGTGTGGAACAAGAACTCTGGGAGTTCTCCGGCCCCGCCCGCGTGGTTGACTCCCAGGAGCAGGCGGTGTCCATGATCCTCAACCGCGAGGTCCAGCCCGGTGAAGTCGTGGTCATCCGCTACGAGGGCCCAGCCGGCGGCCCCGGTATGCAGGAGATGCTCCACCCAACGTCCTTCCTCAAGGGCGCCGGTCTGGGCAAGGTGTGCGCGCTAATTACCGACGGCCGTTTCTCCGGCGGCACCTCGGGCCTGTCCATCGGCCACATCTCCCCTGAAGCTGCCCACGGCGGCCTGATCGGCCTTGTCCGCAATGGCGACACGATCACCATCTCGGTCAATGACCGCAAGCTCACCCTTGACGTCGACGACGACGAATTGGATCGTCGCCGCGAGGAAATGGAAAACTCCGACACCCCGTGGACGCCGAACCGCAACCGGTACGTCACCAAGGCCCTCCGCGCGTACGCGTCCATGGCCACCTCTGCTGACAAGGGCGCCGTGCGCGAAGTGAAATAGTCGCGCGAATACCTGTTCGCCTGCCGAAAGGATCCGTCGATAAGCATGAGCTCCTCACGCTTCGGTACGTTCCCCCGTTCGACCAACGCATCCCCGCAGGCGTACAAGGGCCTCGCGGTAGGCTTGATGCTGCTGAGCGCCCTGCTCGCGGTCATCACGTTTGGCCACATCGTTGCCCTCGCCCACCGCGAGACGCTTCTCGACGTCGGCGTATTCCGCGATGCCGGCCGCGCCTTCCTTGACGGCGCACCCCTGTATGGTGAGGACTTCCCCACCCGCAGCGGCTTCGCGTTCATTTACCCGCCTTTTGCCGCGCTTTTGTTCGTGCCGCTGACCACCACGCCCGAATTTGCGATGGACATCATTTGGTCTTTGTCCATCATCGGCTGCGTGTTCCTGATCTTAGGCATGGCCTGCCACCGGATGGGCCTGCGCCCGTGGTGGATGTGGGCCGCGGGGCTCACCGGATTCGCGATGAGTTTCGACCCCATCTACATGAAC
This genomic window contains:
- the ilvD gene encoding dihydroxy-acid dehydratase produces the protein MSNAIPLRSRVTTVGRQAAGARALWKATGTKDNEFGRPIVAIVNSYTQFVPGHVHLKNVGDIVADAVREAGGIPKEFNTIAVDDGIAMGHSGMLYSLPSREIIADSVEYMINAHTVDAMVCISNCDKITPGMLNAAMRLNIPAVFVSGGPMEAGKAVVVDGVAQSGEKKTNLIDAIAHSANDAVSDEDLDRIVESACPTCGSCSGMFTANSMNCLTEALGLSLPGNGSTLATHTARRALFERAGHAVMDAAKRYYGEGDESVLPRNIATRDAFRNAMALDMAMGGSSNTILHTLAAAQEGEIDFDLKDIDELSHEVPCLSKVAPNGTAHMEDVHRAGGIPAILGELNRAGLLNTDVHSVAYRSLQEWLDDWDIRGGKAIDDARELFLAAPGGVRSTEAFSQSNRWDSLDTDPVNGVIHDIAHPFSSDGGLVVLRGNLAEDGAVLKTAGVEQELWEFSGPARVVDSQEQAVSMILNREVQPGEVVVIRYEGPAGGPGMQEMLHPTSFLKGAGLGKVCALITDGRFSGGTSGLSIGHISPEAAHGGLIGLVRNGDTITISVNDRKLTLDVDDDELDRRREEMENSDTPWTPNRNRYVTKALRAYASMATSADKGAVREVK